The Camelina sativa cultivar DH55 chromosome 16, Cs, whole genome shotgun sequence sequence AACGTGGCACAGTTAAACGACGACGTCGCAAGGATCACGTGGCGGGGACCACAAATTCGGCTGGCAGGTGGGCACGTGCGTTCATGTGCACAAGAGAGACATCTCTCCTTCGCCTTGTGAACTCGACACGAGTCCTTGTTGTCTCGCTGAACATGGAACGTTCGATGGGCCATCTCTCAGCGGTCGTGGGACCTTCAATTATTCGACGGTCCAGATCGAACACCCCCCTCGAGTTTTGTTTCTCGTGATCTCCCGGTAGTGTCGGTCAGGAAATTCCAAACGATTTACATTACAGTACATTAACcggtctaattttttttaagccGACCGACACACTTTGATTACCCTACGCGTCAACGTGCAGTCTCGTTTCTAAACCCGTCCATGTTTCGTTTTTCTCGTTATAATATTGTATTGCATTAGTGATTCTCTCGTGGCtttaatttaaactatttaCTAACCAGTGAGATTAATTTACTCGCCGAATTTGCGACAAATAATGTcggtttatataattttttgttgatatatcgGGAAAAATGTAATGTGAAATTTCattttcaagaaagaaaaaaaaatgtcatgtGAAATAGTAATCAAATATTGTTGCCAGCGAGTAATTCAgcttaaaatttatataaacatgCTGCCATATTAATCAGAACCAGCTAGTAATGTAATCATACGAATTATTATTGACAAGATTATCGGTGATCTATTCCATGCATGTTATGATCaactattattattgttatgtgATTTACAGTATACATCACTGAAAATGATTAGAATGCAAAGAAAGAATCTATCATTTTGCACGTACTGTATTTAGCTTTCTAGGTCAATGTaagatcaaaattaaattaaccaaCCAGTTTAAATTTACTTAAGATTCTTAAAACACTAAAGTCAGCCAAATACTCCCatgttaaaaaatcaaaagtcaaCAAAATACTACATGATCACTAACATCAGTACAATGCATGTAGTTAAGTTTATATTGTGTCAGTAATTGATAAAAGAGTATGTCTTTTGTAAATTCTTATGGGTACTGaccaaaaaaattcattttgatttttttttattaatataatcttTGTAGTGCCCACCTTAGATCCTGATTTGATATGTATTTATGCCAAAGCAATTGTGGATGTCTTtatcaaaaataccaaaatgaattatttttctttatatatagtttttgtctTGAAAATCACCAATCGTATCTTATATCCCGTCCATTCCATACCATTCCATCTCAAAATTATGTGACAAAATGATTGCCTGttatgtataatataaattatgacGTCACAAAGTAATTTATGACttacatttacaattttttataaccgAGACATTTTATAGCAATAAAcaacaattataatatatatatatatagagataaatTGTTGATACGAAGATATTAAAATCTGATCCGTTTacggttgatgatgatgagctctAGACGGGATTtgaaggaagaacaaaaaggaaaaagctcTCTTTGAAGTTCTGAAAAAATATTGTTagtattgttttaaaaaatattgttagtatatatataaatttcaaggTTCAAGTGAACTAATGGAGTTCGATGTGGACTGGAAATACTACAGCTATGAGGAAGCTTCGGATTGAACTTCTCAGTACTATGTAGCTTAGTCCTTTTCAGTACCATGTAAACTATGATTCTCggtaaaaaaactttaaaccgAGTCCAGAACGTCCATTGTAGGTGTGTGAATAGAGATTGTGAGTTCCCATTGTTTTGTAACCTCAAAAATCAATTGACCAAAAGAATAAATGGCAAATGGGAGAAAATAATATAGCACCTTAAGTGCAGACTTTGCGTTAGTAGCAACCTAAGTTCCatacaaaaacataacaaagaaTTATAAAAAGCCGTAACTAAAAGAAGATAGGAATAGGTGGGGAACGAGAAAGATAGTGATATTTGTTTCCGTGATTGGCTCATTgttcttatacatatataatccaCCTTGATATACGCTCATCAGTCGCAACTTGTACTTATATGTGTTTTTCAATTGAATAGTGGATTTTTTTAGAATGcaatcataagaaaataaagtatatagTTATAAACAATACAAGTGAATGACATTTGAAATATGATACGATACGTAGTCCATGCTTCAATCGCGGAAATCACAACCTcttttttggattatttttgaCATATACTCTTGGTGGAAACATGTGATTGTATCTagctttctttcaatttctttttttttttttttttttaaaaaaggtgtTAGATCTTCGGTAATATGGACAAAATTAGGTATGCAATTGGTCTGCTGGGGTATGACACTATCACAGATTTTTAGAATGATCAAGTCATTAAATAAAACCTACAAACCTTTAAAGCCCCAAtatcattttacaaaatttaatccCATaagtatatgattattaattattagttatGTGGGAAGtgtaattcaaatatatatacacgtctACATCTATATGAGCATAGTTATACTTACTTTTGCAGTAGTAGGTGGTGTTGTACtttaaaaagattgaaaaaaataacGAACGAGAAATTTCTAGGAATGAGTTTCCCGCAGATCATGGCGAGAGAAAAGTTGGAAGAGCCTTAAAACCTAAGGtcatcattaatgggagaaccCTTTAAGGtcatcattaatgggagaacacCAAGAGTGTTcttagcccaaaaaaattataaaaataatgaatagtggcttagaacactttttttagttcttgatgtagaactgatctaagctcagttcttatttgacgtggtttcatgtgattggacgagatttttttggaaaaaaagaaaatatttcatttatataagtaagcaatttaaatgttaatttataagtttttataattgtaatatgtttaagaatattatattaatttataagtatacaattgcttttatataagtaagcaatttaaatgttaatttataagtttttataattgtaatatgtttaagaatattatattaatttataagtatacaattgcttttatataagtaagcaatttaaatgttaatttataagtttttataattgtaatatgtttaagaatattatattaatttataagtatacaattgcttttatataagtaagcaatttaaatgttaatttataagtttttataattgtaatatgtttaagaatattatattaatttataagtatacaattgcttttatataagtaagcaatttaaatgttaatttataagtttttataattgtaatatgtttaagaatattatattaatttataagtatacaattgcttttatataagtaagcaatttaaatgttattttataagtttttataatttgtgaaatgtttatgaaaattatttcactatatctttattctaagaacaccataattagttctcccattttttttacctatgatcttaacaactgatctagcATTATTTTCACtgtatatttaatctaagaacaccaaaaatagTTCTCCCTTTAATGATGTCGTAAGGGACCTGCTGCCATTAAACACTTGGACCCCACTGTTATtaccaaaactatatatatttattgcgTTTTGGGCGTTTCAAACGCACGAAacatttttaagttttgacTATCCAAACTGAACGCGTCCAAAGCCCTCTACTACCGGACAATCATGTTCGTTAATTTATTGATAAGGTTTTACCGATAAAGTTATTATGCACATAGTAAGATACGGGTAGGAAATTAGTTCTGCATGAACAATCATTGTAACCCTTTGAAGTGTAGCTAAAAAAAGCTTTAAGTGGTagtcaatatataaaaaaggggTAATCCACATGTGGTTATTCAATAGTATATCGTATGCTACAAAATCTGGTTAAAATTTGATTAGTCTAGACACTTTTTGCCTAAGCTTGAGAATATTCTGATATGTGGTTTGGTGAGAGGAAATGGGCAAAATGTAAGTGAAACAAACATCAAAATCGTAAAGAGATCTTTAGTAGGGACACGTGTCTTTTACTTCGCACGTGTGAAGTCTTGTGGGGCTCTCAAAAGTCCGTCCTTGCGCGGTAGTTATATGTTACGCGTGGAGAGAATCCTCTCacctaaaattttatttttttagtgtattgttttgtttcacttttcttttctttttcaaatcgCTAAAAGAAATGGTTATTTAGTAAGTAATGTAATTATTTGTCTTCCCCCAATAATTTGATCATTTGGTGTTGCTTGCATGCGGGTTAATATGCCCGTATAGCTGGGGACCTCTTAATTAGTATCGTTTTTCATTGCATCGATCTATAAACAACTATTACTGCATTTGGTGATGGAAAATCAAATGATCTCATCACGTCTTAAAAACCATGTTAATTGGAACTAGAGAATCGATATGTGTGAGTTGGTACTATAGAATTATATTTTAGGTTTCTTAGGTGAACAAGTACATGTGTGTGAACACCCAAAATTTCTGCAAACAATTGTCTATTAGTTAACTAATTTGGATTTCGGCTCAAAACAGTTGTCTTAACAAGAACTCTTAATAATATTGTTACATTGGAAACGGGTGATACGATATAGTTTATTAAGCTACTCAGAAAGTCAGAATTTGtaacttaataatatatatatatataattcatactGGTTACCGTTATGTTATCACCTAATTCAAATCAGAGAGAAAATATGTGTGGAAATTATGActttatttagatatttaataaTCGAAATGGTCGAAAATGTAATATTTCCCACTCCGCACCATGACTTTTGATAGCATTCGTGAATGTCAAACCTAATAAAGTAGTAATAAAAGTTATCACTATATGCTATCTAATCTATTTACATACTGGAAATATTACTACGTACTATATACTATCGTTCAATAATTTGCGTTTATTGCTTTCACATTCTACCTATTTATCTATTTTCATTTGACAAAATTTCCACCgttcattatttttttgttgtcaaaaaaattacCTCAGcctattaaaaatgtaaaatctgTATTATATTGTTTCAAATGGTAAGCTCAAACCTCTATGAAATGTTTTTTACATCGATATATTACTCTTCTAACCACAAGTTATTGTTCTcacatatgaatatatatatatatatatatgataatttcgAAGTTATGATAAAGCTATGATAATTTCAAAGATTAGATATATGTCAAACCTAATAAATAAGAAATGTGATTAGTTAACGACTAACCACAAGGTGGTGGGTTAGTGGTTCTAGCATTGGTGGAAGAGTCGTCATGTTGGTCTAAGTCAGGGATCGATTTTCCCCAAACGCAGAATTACTCAGCTTTATCCCTTTGATCAGATGGGTATGGGCCATTGCTTACGGCCGAACCCTATCTATGAATAttctttccccaaaaaaaattagactagAACCCCTCCATAAATATGTGGATTTACtctctctgaaaaaaaaaattagttaacgactatgttttttgttttgcattttgtaTAATTACTAAAACAGCAGAatagtaagaaacaaaaaaatggaaaaaaaaaacagaagtgaCTTCTCCAACTTGACTTgcctaaattattttttgagatGTACTAATGTATGCTTTACGTATTATCATGGACAGACAGGTcgttattaaatatatatgcacATTTCTAATTTAGTTGAAAATACAACTCAGATTGTTTTCCCACTGATACAACTCAGAATTGCTGTTTGGCAGCTACAAAACTATCAGACAGACTCACACAAATAGAGTTTGAGTGCAAACTAATCTCACTTCACTTAAAACTACAGCAAAAGTTAATTGTTTTATCGTTTGTTCGTTTCAAGACATCAATTACTTTATATATACGACCGGTggataaacttatatatatatatctatatacattaTATCATCCCATAAGGAATCCTGGATTTGAAAAAGCATTCTTTTTCGTTTTGGGCTGTTTGACTGTTGATTGTCGATGAAGTCTCTGAGATGACACCGAGTAAGATCTTGCCACGTACAAAAAGGTACTATTACTTCGTTCGAGTGGTCGTTTGTGTTCTTTTCGCCTATAATACTGTGAAAACTAAAGCTCTCCCTATTTATTACTATTACTGTTGTTTGCAAGGATGAAACGTTTTTAATTGGTTGGGAAGTACAAAAGCAAGTGGGACCCATTACCAAAAATACGATCACCTGAGTGGAACGGTGCCGTGGCCGTGACACAACCGGCGACAACTCGGTCAAACCGGAGAGCTTTTTGCCTCTTTGACCTTCTTCCTACGTGTCGTGTCAGTTTACTTTTCCAAACCGCGCAGCGCAGTTAAAAATACTACTAGTATTATACTAGGTTTTAGAGACGATAAGAAGATAAAACTTACATTTATTTTCTCTGATTAAAGAAGCTAAcaaaataagattatatatatacggtcaatagaaaaagaaaaagcaaacctGAAGAAATTTCtcatttataaaaagaaatgcACATacattattctaaaatataaagaaaaaataaatgagaagaTTTGTGAGATAGCTATATAGTAGGattaggaagaagaaaaagaagaagagagagaggggtaAAGTAGTAAAAAGAATGATTCGGCGGGAGGCCGTTGATTGCGGTTGGGAGAATAAAGCCATCTGACAAGGAGGCTTGTCCGTTTTGACCCcttaatttctcttcttttgtccttttcttcttcttctactactacttcTTGTAACCACCTACGTATCACTCTCCACTACTACTAATTCAAAATACTACTAGTATTATAATACTAATGTTAAAGGAATGTTAAATTACAATGTCAGTTTGTctaataagttatatataacaCGTTGCTTGTAATAAAACATACTACAGTAGGTGGTTATATAAGGCACACAAATCAATCTAAGTAGTATATATCAacttagaaagaaagaaaaacaaaataaagcatTGATACATAATCTGATTCTAATCTCACCTTAACAgcgtttgtttgtttcaacaaGGCTTTTGAGTTGGATGGAGTTTCTATTTGTGAATCAAAAGGTGTACTAGTAACTAGTGGTCACTGATGGaagaattaaataaagaaagaggTAATGAAACtgaaaagattaaataaaaaaaaaagggaagaagagaagagtgttCGGTTGTCGGTTTGTCGGGTTAACCCACTTTGATAGATGGTTAAGCCAGAAGAAAACCAGTTGTCAAAGCTGCTCGTCAACGTGTTTTCCCATTGTCATTTTTTAcgttagtctctctctctctctctttagcaAATTATACATCAACATTGCTCTCTATATCTATATGTTTCATCTTAGCCAAAAAATCTACCAAATGACACTATTTGTTTCAAACttactaattttttctttcttctaaattGCACAACTTTTCAAACTGATAGTAGTATTTTGAGAACTAATGGAGCGTCTTCaagttattaaaaatgatactaGTATAGGTTTCTATTAAAAAGAGGACctagcttcttttttctttttttgtagttgATTCCTGTATAATAACCCTATAAAGCAATGAAGTGTGCAAGGTTCTTCACGATAAGGGGAGGAGGGGTGGGTAATAAGGAGAATTTACACAAAAGCGAACAAAATCAGTTGGGGGCAAAATCACACCTTTATTCCTCGTCTTCACACTCACCACCATATAACGCCTcgataataatatatagtattaaacaCTAATAAGGAGTAAACAAAACTAGTTTGATTGATCTGGCAATCTTATTACTAGTAATCTTATTAATTAACCACTAATAAGGAGTAAACAAAACTAGTTTTAGACAGTAGTATGACCATTACTTTATGTGAAATGTAAACACATTCATTCTACCACCTCGCCGCCCCTATatgtgaaaagagagagagacgtaaAGATCCATGGGAACACTCACATGACtttgttcttttcatttttcttttctttctaaaataataaatcattattttttccaaaatgttTTTGCAATTAACTCTCTGAGGAgttccttttttattaaaaaaaaaaaaccaattgacGTTACAtctttaagagaaaaaaagaataactgGTTTTccaattaatttatgataattaatatgCTGAAGACATAAATTTCCACctgattaattaactaaatcttctttaaaaaaaaaaaaaagatcattgtCTTAAACGTATACATAGGTGATGTACATTTCAAAAGTTCGACCAACGAATTAAATAACAcactcaaataataataatttaaaataaaacattatgaaaaaaaaaaaaaaaacataataataataatcattaaatgaaagctaactgtcaaaaaaaattagtgtcgCTTGGTACCTTCCTgctttctcctttcttctccaGAGTACTGAGTACTATATATCACACTTGAGCTCGTCCCTTCGTCTTCACAAATCCTCCTTTCTCCATTCTCCGGCGACGTTTCTCAGTCTTATTCAGCGCTTTTTATTTAGCTGATAATCTCGCCGgcatttctcttctttaaaagaagaagaaagctgtgaTGGGGTCCGTAGCTGCTGCTCTGTTACTGCTGCTTCTCTGTTTTCCGGTAGCTTTCTCCGGCCATGATTACGGCCAAGCTCTTTCCAAgagtcttctcttcttcgaaGCTCAGAGATCTGGCGTTCTCCCTCGTAACCAGAGAGTCACTTGGCGTTCTCACTCCGGTCTCACCGACGGCAAATCAAGCGGCGTacgtctccttctccttctccttctctctctctctctcattgtcGCCGTTCATCATATCTAAAACCAGACGTTAaccctctatatatatttcgagaatcaaactcttgtttttgttttttgtacaATAGATCTACTGTATTCGTCGTTCAAGACATTGTTATCATGTGTTCGTCCGGTTACCTAAAAAATCTTGATGTATGTATATATCAGGTGAATCTAGTGGGAGGTTACTACGACGCCGGAGACAATGTGAAATTCGGACTTCCGATGGCGTTCACGGTGACGATGATGGCGTGGAGCGTGATTGAGTACGGGGATCAGTTACGAGCCAACGGCGAGCTTGGGAACTCCATTGACGCCATTAAATGGGGTACTGATTACTTCATCAAAGCCCATCCTGAGCCCAACGTCCTTTACGGCGaggtactctctctctctctctctctgatctatactactactactactactttattagtaatattattacaaaatttgatATTGATTTTTACGTGATTAagtactgtaatttttatttggatttttttttttgttaggttgGAGATGGCAACACCGACCATTACTGTTGGCAGAGACCAGAAGAAATGACGACGGACCGTAAAGCATACAGGATAGATCCGAGTAATCCCGGGTCGGATCTCGCCGGAGAAACAGCAGCCGCCATGGCCGCAGCATCAATTGTCTTCCGCCGGTCTAACCCTGTGTACTCTAGGCTCCTACTCACCCACGCCTATCAGGTAAAATAAATAACTCGGCgcattttttttactctttaagAAGCGCACGTtagcaataataaaaaaaatgtgtggggatattaattaaattactagACAGGCAGTTACGTTAAAGAAGTTGCTGTAGCAGAAGCAGAACACATTAAATATTATTGCACTGCTGCAGTTGCAGAGTAGAAAGAAACTAGAAAAAGGTCATTTTCCGCGCACGTTAGGCGTTATTTCGAGTAGTATGCATAGTACTAATTGATAATGACAAATCTGAAAATTAAGTTTAACCgaaattgtttctttgtttttattctgactgcaacccaaaacaaaacaaaaaaaaaatgctttgaAATAGAAATATCCTCTGAGATTTTGCTTTAATTACATTAGTCACCCAGGAGTTTAGCTTAGCTAATGTGACACACACTactaaaactctttttttttttttaatattatagtaggattttaattaaaaataaaaaaacggcGTCGTGTCGTCGATCCCGTAAGTGGACCCTGCGAAAGATGGATTCTTTGTAGAGGGTGGAAAAGAACGACGTCGTTCTCCGTCCATCACGggtttttttgtgttgtgtgtgaCCTTGATTACAGATCTTGTAATATATCTCAGCCGTTGATcttaaatatttcctttttctctttttaatttttaataaaactacGCACGTGCCTTGGGCAGTCGGTGCCCCATACTTGTAACAACTTTCCCCAAATTAACCTCTCTTCTTGATCAATACCACGAATCTGCCACTGCAAAACTAACCTTGTCTCTAGTGTTTATTACGGATTTGCCATCCTAATTcctttgtttattctttttttttttttttttattggttacaGTTGTTTGATTTCGCCGACAAATACAGAGGCAAATACGACAGCAGTATCACCATTGCCCAGAAATACTACCGATCCGTCAGTGGTTACAATGTAAGATCCGATAGATTTCGTAATCTGAGATTTGATAATTAAAGTGCTTTAACAAATTTGTCTGATGTCTGAATTTGTGTCTCAACCATCAGGACGAGTTATTGTGGGCAGCTGCGTGGCTATACCAGGCTTCTAACAATCAGTTCTACTTGGACTACCTCGGTCGCAACGGTGACGCCATGGGTGGAACCGGTTGGTCCATGACTGAGTTCGGTTGGGACGTCAAGTACGCTGGTGTTCAAACCCTTGTTGCCAAGGTTAGTTGGGATTTTTTAGCTTAACCggttttgaagacatttttggTTTGTGATTCTAAGCCGGTTTAGTTTCTTTTTGGGACAGTTTTTGATGCAAGGCAAAGCAGGACGTCACGCGCCTGTGTTCAGGAGGTTTAAGGACAAAGCTGATTTCTTTATGTGTTCGTTGTTGGGTAAAGGCTCCAGGAACATTCAGAAGACTCCAGGTGGTTTGATTTTCAGACAACGTTGGAACAATATGCAGTTTGTCACAAGTGCTTCCTTCTTGACCACGGTTTACTCTGATTACCTTACTTCCTCTCGAAGCAACTTGAGATGTTCCGCGGGAATCGTCGCTCCTTCGCAGCTTCTTTCGTTTGCTAAATCTCAG is a genomic window containing:
- the LOC104753110 gene encoding endoglucanase 6; the protein is MGSVAAALLLLLLCFPVAFSGHDYGQALSKSLLFFEAQRSGVLPRNQRVTWRSHSGLTDGKSSGVNLVGGYYDAGDNVKFGLPMAFTVTMMAWSVIEYGDQLRANGELGNSIDAIKWGTDYFIKAHPEPNVLYGEVGDGNTDHYCWQRPEEMTTDRKAYRIDPSNPGSDLAGETAAAMAAASIVFRRSNPVYSRLLLTHAYQLFDFADKYRGKYDSSITIAQKYYRSVSGYNDELLWAAAWLYQASNNQFYLDYLGRNGDAMGGTGWSMTEFGWDVKYAGVQTLVAKFLMQGKAGRHAPVFRRFKDKADFFMCSLLGKGSRNIQKTPGGLIFRQRWNNMQFVTSASFLTTVYSDYLTSSRSNLRCSAGIVAPSQLLSFAKSQVDYILGDNPRATSYMVGYGNNFPQRVHHRGSSIVSVKVDRTFVTCRGGYATWFSRKGSDPNLLTGAIVGGPDAYDNFADRRDNYEQTEPATYNNAPLLGVLARLSSGHSGYSQFLPAVPAPVVRRPMPIRKPRVTTPVRASGPVAIVQKVTGSWVSKGRTYYRYSTTVINKSSRPLKSLNLSIKNLYGPIWGLSRSGNSFGLPSWMHSLPSGKSLEFVYIHSTSPANVAVSSYTLA